CGAGCTCGCCGCCTGTGCCCGGCTCGCCCACGACGACGCGCTCGAATAGCGTCACGGAAGCGGGCTCGAACGCCTCGGGAGGCCGCCAGCGCCACCGGTGCGCCCGTTCGAGCCTGCTTCGGTGGTGACGCCGCGCGCGCTGGCCGCCGCGGGCGCCCGGGGCCGCGCACGCATCGCGGGGGTGCCCCCGTCGGGGTCCCGCTGTGCCAGAAATGCAGGAGATTCGGCCGCTTCGCGCGCCGGGTACCCGCGGTTCCTGGCACCCCCGGCCGAGTCTCCTGCATTTCTGAGGGTGGTTATTGCTCTCCGGTGGGGGATGACGCGCGTCGCGTAGACTGTCGGGGCCGGGCCGCAGTAACCCCGGGCTCCACTTTTCGCCGCTTCGAGCGGCCTTGCGCCGAGAGGCGTTTCTGCGGCTCGGCGCTTCTGTGCTCGGCGCTTCTGTGCTCAGCGCTTCTGCGCCCGGCACGAGCCCGCTCCCGGGATGCGCCCGTAGTCAGGCTGCGCCCGTGCCCCGGCATCCCATCTCAAGGAGTGCGGCAACCCAACTCACGGAGTGCGGATGCTGGAGCGGCAACTCTCGTCACATCCGCCTCAGGGGCAACGTCGACTCCTTGATTTGGGAGGCTCGACTCCTTGATTCGGGGGTGGGGTGGGGTGGGGTGGGGCTCAGCTCACCCGAACTTGCCGGAGACGTAGTCCTCGGTGGCCTGCACGCTCGGGGTCGAGAAGATCTTGATCGTGTCGTCGAACTCGATGAGCTTGCCGGGCTTGCCGGTGCCCTCGATGTTGAAGAAGGCGGTGCGGTCGGAGACGCGCGAGGCCTGCTGCATGTTGTGGGTCACGATGACGATCGTGTACTCGGTCTTGAGCTCCTCGATGAGGTCCTCGATGGCGAGCGTCGAGATGGGGTCGAGGGCGGAGCACGGCTCGTCCATGAGGATCACCTCGGGCGAGACCGCGATCGTGCGGGCGATGCACAACCGCTGCTGCTGACCGCCGGAGAGGCCCGATCCCGGCTTGTCGAGGCGGTCCTTCACCTCGTTCCACAGGTTGGCGCCGCGCAGCGACTTCTCGACGAGGTCGTCGGCGTCGGGCTTCGAGATGCGCTTGTTGTTGAGGCGCACGCCGGCGAGCACGTTCTCGCGGATCGACATGGTGGGGAACGGGTTCGGTCGCTGGAACACCATGCCCACCTGGCGACGCACGAGCACCGGGTCGACACCCGGGCCGTAGAGGTTGTTGCCGTCGATGAGCACCTCGCCCTCGACGCGCGCGCCGGGGATCACCTCGTGCATGCGGTTGAGGGTGCGGATGAAGGTCGACTTGCCGCAGCCGGAGGGGCCGATGAAGGCGGTGACGGTGCGCGGCTCGATCGTGAGGGTGACGCCCTCGACGGCGCGGAACCCGCCGTAGTAGACGTTGAGGTCGCGGACCTCGATGCGCTTGGACATGGATTCCTTCGGGTTGGGTCAGCGACCGAGCTTGGGCGAGAAGAAGTGGGAGACGACGCGGGCGATCGCGTTGAGCAGGGCGACGATCACGATGAGGGTGAGCGCACCGGCCCAGGCCCGCTGGATGTAGAACTCGGCGTCCGTGCCGGGGCTCACGTACTGCGTGTAGACGAACACGGGGAGCGACATCATCCGCTCCGAGAAGGGGTTGTAGTTCATCGAGGCGGTGAAGCCGGCCACGATGAGCAGCGGCGCGGTCTCGCCGATGACGCGTGAGATCGACAGCATGACCCCGGTCGTGATGCCGGCGATCGAGGTGGGCAGCACGACTTTCACGATCGTGCGCCACTTGGGCACCCCGAGCGCGTAGGAGGCCTCCCGCAGCTCGTTCGGCACGAGGCGGATGATCTCCTCGCTCGAGCGCACCACCACGGGGATCATCAGGATCGACAGGGCCACCGATCCGGCGAAGCCCATCCGGACGCCTTCGCCGAACAGCAGCGCGAACAGCGCGTAGGTGGCGAGTCCCGCCACGATCGAGGGGATGCCCGTCATCACGTCCACGAAGAAGGTGATGCCGCGCGCGAGCTTGCCGGTGCCGTATTCGACGAGGTAGATGGCCGTCATGAGGCCGATCGGGATGGAGATGAGCGCCGCGAATCCCGTGATGATGAGCGTGCCGACGATCGCGTGCAGGGCGCCGCCGCCCTCGCCGACCACGTTGCGCATCGACTGGCTGAGGAAGGTGCCGTTGAGGAAGGTCGGCATGCCGTTGGCGGCGACCGTGCCGACGAGCCAGATGAGCGGGATGAGGGCGAGCACGAACGCGCCGCTCACGAGCGAGGTGATGAGGCGGTTGGTGGCCTGGCGTCCGCCTTCGACGAGGAGGGCGATGACCCAGTTCGAGAGGATGAAGAGCGCCACTCCCGCGATGACGCCGAGGATCCAGTTCACCTCGCCCGTGCCGAGGCCCATGATGATGGACGAGCCGACGGTGATGGCGAGCGATCCGGCGAGGATCACCCACGGCATCCAGCTGGGGAGCTTGCCCGCCGTGTAGCTGTTGGTGACGGTGCGCGGCGTGGAGTCGAGGGCGGTCATCAGTTGGCTCCCGAGAATTCCTTGCGGCGCGAGACCGCCCAGCGGGCGGCCGAGTTGACCGCGAAGGTGATGACGAACAGGATGAGGCCGGTCGCGATGAGCACGTTGACGTCGATGCCGTGCGCCTCGGGGTAGTTGAGGGCGATGTTGGCGGGGATCGTCGTCGGGTTCTGCGGGCTGGTGAGCACGAAGCTGATGATGAAGGCGGGCGAGAGCACCATGGCCACGGCCATCGTCTCGCCGAGGGCGCGGCCGAGGCCGAGCATGATCGCGGAGACGATTCCGGGCCGGCCGAAGGGGATGACCGCCATCTTGATCATCTCCCAGCGGGTGGCGCCGAGGGCGAGCGCCGCCTCCTCGTGGAGCTTCGGCGTCTGCAGGAACACTTCGCGGCACAGGGCGGTGATGATCGGCAGGATCATCACCGCGAGCACGATCGCGACGGTGAGGATGGTGCGGCCGGTTCCGGAGACGGGCGGCGCGAAGATCGGGATCCAGCCGAGGTTCTCCACGAGCCAGGCGTAGAAGGGCTGGATGGCGGGCGCCAGCACCCCGGCGCCCCACAGGCCGTAGACGACGGACGGCACCGCGGCGAGCAGGTCGATCGTGTAGCCGAGGCCCTGCGCGAGGCGGCGCGGCGCGTAGTGCGAGATGAAGAGCGAGATGCCGAGCGCGATCGGCACGGCGATGATGAGGGCGAGCGCGGCGGCCCACACGGTGCCGAAGACGAGCGGTCCGACGTAGTGCCAGAAGCTCTCGGGCTCGCCCTTGATCTCGGAGGGGTCCACCAGGAAGGCGGGGAGCGACTGCGCGACCAGGAAGATCGCGACGCCGGCGAGCACCACCAGGATGAGCGATCCGGCGGCGAGGGCGCCGCCGGAGAAGAGGCGGTCGCCGAGCCGCTTCTTGGCGGCGATCCGTACCGGGGCGGCGGTCATGCGATCCTCGTCAGTCGGGGTTCTCGGTGTCAGTCTGTCGGGCTGCGGCATCCCGTGCAATGCGTGGGATGCCGCAGCCCGACGAGGGTGTTGCGGTCTTACTTGATGGACGCGACGGCGGCCGCGACCTTGGCCGACAGCTCGGACGAGAGCGGCGCGGCACCCGCGGCGTCTGCGGCGACCTGCTGGCCTTCGGGGCTCGTGATGTAGCCGATGTAGGCCTTCACGAAGGCGCCCTTGGCGGCGTCCGCGTACTCGCTGCAGACGATGCTGTACGAGACGAGCACGAGCGGGTAGTGGCTCGGGTCGGTCGTGGTGCGGTTCAGCTGGAACGCGAGGTCGAACTCGCCACGGCCCTCGACGAGCGGCGACTCGGCCACGACGGCGGCGGCGGCCTCCGGCGTGAAGGCGACGAACTCGTCGCCGACCTTGATCTTCGCGACGCCCAGGTCGCCCGCCTTCGACGCGTCGGCGTAGCCGATGGTGCCGACACCGTTGGTCACGGCGTCGACGACACCGGAGGTGCCCTGCGCGCCCTCACCGGTCTGGAACGGGAAGGCGTCGGCCGGCTTCTCGGTCCACACATCGGGGGCCACCTGGAACAGGTAGTCCGCGAAGTTCTTGGTGGTGCCCGAGTCGTCCGAGCGGTGCACGGCGGTGATGGCCAGGTCGGGGAAGGTGGTGCCCTCGTTGAGCGCGGCGATCGCCGGGTCGTTCCAGTTGGTGATGTCGCCCTTGAAGATGTGGGCGATGGTGGTCGCGTCGAGGTTGAGCTCGTCCACGCCCTCCACGTTGAAGATGACCGCGATGGGCGAGATGTAGGTCGGGATGTCGATCGGCTTGGTGCCGGCGGCGCACGCGGCGAAGTCGCCGGCGAGCTCGTCGTCGCTCAGAGCCGAGTCGGAGCCGGCCCAGTCGGCACCGCCCGCGATGAAGGTGCCGCGACCTGCACCCGAACCGCTCGGGTCGTAGTTGATGGTGACGGCGGGGTTGGCGGTCTGGAAGGCGGCGACCCAAGCCTCCTGGGCCGAGCCCTGCGAGGAGGCGCCGGCGCCGTTGAAGGTGCCGGAAAGGTCGCTGGTGGGCTCGTCGTCGCCACCGGCAGGGGGGGCCTCGTTCGAGGCGCAGGACGTGAGGGCGAGGGCGCCCGCGAGCGCGAGGGCGGCGACGCCACCGAAACGCGTGATCTTCACTGTGTTCCCTTCGGGGAGTTGTCAGGACTGCATCGAGGCTCTTGGCGGCCTCGCGGCTGACGCTACGAACCGACGGTGACCAGGTTCGGCGGGAACGGTGAACGGGAGGTGAACGAGAGCGCAACAGCAGCCGTCACGCGGTGGGGCCGTGCACCTCCACGGCGACGATTCCGGTCTCGGGGTGATCGACCGGAATGTGCAGTACGGCGTACTCGCCGGTGGCGAGTGCGGCGGCGCGCTGCAGCCGGCTGCTGCCCGCCGTGCCGGTCTCGGCGGCGACGGCGGCGATGATCTGCGGCAGCACGGGCCCGTGGCTGCAGAGCACCACCGACTCGGCCTTGCGGATGCGGGACTGCACGACCTTCCGCACCTCGGCGCCGCCGGAACGGTACTCGTCCTGGCTGATGGCGGCCTTCTCCTTGACGGGCAGCCCGGTGAGCCGCGCGGTCGGCGCGATGGTGCTCACGCAGCGTTCGGCGGGGGAGCTCAGGAGCGATGCCGGCCGGAATGCGGCGACGCCGGGGGCCACCGAGAGCGCCTGGTCGCGTCCGCGCTGCATGAGCGGTCGGCTCGCGTCGGGTCCGTCCCAGTCCTCGGCGGGCACCGCCTTGCCGTGGCGGAGCGCCACGATCGCGAAGGTGCGGGCGCGCCCCAGCGCGAACAGTTCGGCGAAGCGCTCCACGATGTCCACGTCGTGCGGGTAGCTGAGCACCCGGCGCGCCTTCTCGAGGCTCACCCAGTGCAGGTCCTCGATCTCGTCGTTGGAGGCGA
The Protaetiibacter larvae DNA segment above includes these coding regions:
- the pstB gene encoding phosphate ABC transporter ATP-binding protein PstB encodes the protein MSKRIEVRDLNVYYGGFRAVEGVTLTIEPRTVTAFIGPSGCGKSTFIRTLNRMHEVIPGARVEGEVLIDGNNLYGPGVDPVLVRRQVGMVFQRPNPFPTMSIRENVLAGVRLNNKRISKPDADDLVEKSLRGANLWNEVKDRLDKPGSGLSGGQQQRLCIARTIAVSPEVILMDEPCSALDPISTLAIEDLIEELKTEYTIVIVTHNMQQASRVSDRTAFFNIEGTGKPGKLIEFDDTIKIFSTPSVQATEDYVSGKFG
- the pstA gene encoding phosphate ABC transporter permease PstA is translated as MTALDSTPRTVTNSYTAGKLPSWMPWVILAGSLAITVGSSIIMGLGTGEVNWILGVIAGVALFILSNWVIALLVEGGRQATNRLITSLVSGAFVLALIPLIWLVGTVAANGMPTFLNGTFLSQSMRNVVGEGGGALHAIVGTLIITGFAALISIPIGLMTAIYLVEYGTGKLARGITFFVDVMTGIPSIVAGLATYALFALLFGEGVRMGFAGSVALSILMIPVVVRSSEEIIRLVPNELREASYALGVPKWRTIVKVVLPTSIAGITTGVMLSISRVIGETAPLLIVAGFTASMNYNPFSERMMSLPVFVYTQYVSPGTDAEFYIQRAWAGALTLIVIVALLNAIARVVSHFFSPKLGR
- the pstC gene encoding phosphate ABC transporter permease subunit PstC, which produces MTAAPVRIAAKKRLGDRLFSGGALAAGSLILVVLAGVAIFLVAQSLPAFLVDPSEIKGEPESFWHYVGPLVFGTVWAAALALIIAVPIALGISLFISHYAPRRLAQGLGYTIDLLAAVPSVVYGLWGAGVLAPAIQPFYAWLVENLGWIPIFAPPVSGTGRTILTVAIVLAVMILPIITALCREVFLQTPKLHEEAALALGATRWEMIKMAVIPFGRPGIVSAIMLGLGRALGETMAVAMVLSPAFIISFVLTSPQNPTTIPANIALNYPEAHGIDVNVLIATGLILFVITFAVNSAARWAVSRRKEFSGAN
- the pstS gene encoding phosphate ABC transporter substrate-binding protein PstS, which gives rise to MKITRFGGVAALALAGALALTSCASNEAPPAGGDDEPTSDLSGTFNGAGASSQGSAQEAWVAAFQTANPAVTINYDPSGSGAGRGTFIAGGADWAGSDSALSDDELAGDFAACAAGTKPIDIPTYISPIAVIFNVEGVDELNLDATTIAHIFKGDITNWNDPAIAALNEGTTFPDLAITAVHRSDDSGTTKNFADYLFQVAPDVWTEKPADAFPFQTGEGAQGTSGVVDAVTNGVGTIGYADASKAGDLGVAKIKVGDEFVAFTPEAAAAVVAESPLVEGRGEFDLAFQLNRTTTDPSHYPLVLVSYSIVCSEYADAAKGAFVKAYIGYITSPEGQQVAADAAGAAPLSSELSAKVAAAVASIK
- a CDS encoding NUDIX hydrolase; translation: MSLPPVLAAGAVCWRVTKKGEAKILLVHRTQHKDISLPKGKLDPGETLPETAVREIAEETGLIIGLGAPLGVVEYELPGGRPKQVYYWAGEVSEDAIANSTFASNDEIEDLHWVSLEKARRVLSYPHDVDIVERFAELFALGRARTFAIVALRHGKAVPAEDWDGPDASRPLMQRGRDQALSVAPGVAAFRPASLLSSPAERCVSTIAPTARLTGLPVKEKAAISQDEYRSGGAEVRKVVQSRIRKAESVVLCSHGPVLPQIIAAVAAETGTAGSSRLQRAAALATGEYAVLHIPVDHPETGIVAVEVHGPTA